A DNA window from Anas platyrhynchos isolate ZD024472 breed Pekin duck chromosome 33, IASCAAS_PekinDuck_T2T, whole genome shotgun sequence contains the following coding sequences:
- the LOC140000238 gene encoding ATPase family AAA domain-containing protein 2-like, which translates to MLEEEEEDTLRELRIFLRDITHRLATDRRFREFAKPVDPQKVPDYATRIKEPMDLLTVLTQIDSHQYLTAGDYLKDIDLICNNALEYYPDQRSTDRHRAYVLQDTAYSMVRNEMDTEFGRLCEQIKESREKRGRTSPAWSPWDDSKSPQQNPATEDDKPEEESNENEEMTAAPVDASTPISNGASERKRRRNNCARAAAKRSSQFDTENRVPTDDQNNSDGEEFVDKHVSDVCQVKLNTEKESAKLCGYSTPRWGTITNGNPSSNDSWAFQAVTPEHSWEEDQQQISDENPVQVPTETDYIVIVDRYELKKLLCFVTKITKGFDI; encoded by the exons atgctggaggaggaagaggaggataccttgcgtgaacttagaattttcttgagggacattactcacagacttgccactgacagacgtttcagggaatttgcaaagcccgttgacccacagaag gtacctgactatgccacaaggattaaagagccgATGGATCTTTTAACAGTTCTGACTCAAATTGACTCGCACCAGTACCTCACTGCAGGagactatctgaaggacatcgatctaatctgtaacaatgccttagaGTACTACCCGGATCAAAGATCTacag atcgtcacagagcctatgttttgcaagacactgcatattcaatggtgaggaacgaaatggatacagagtttggacgactttgtgaacaaattaaagaatctcgtgagaaaagag GTCGCACCTCTCCAGCGTGGTCTCCATGGGACGactccaagtcaccacagcagaaccctgctactgaagacgacaaaccagaggaagagagtaatgaaaatgaggagatgacagcggcacctgtagatgccagtacacccatttctaatg gtgcgtcagaaagaaagcgcagaaggaacaactgtgcgcgtgctgcagcaaagaggagttctcaattcgatacagagaacagagtaccaacagatgaccaaaacaATAGTGATGGagaagagtttgtggacaaacatgtttctgacgTATGTCAAGTtaaacttaacactgaaaaggaaagtgctaagctttgtggatattcaacaccaagatggggaactataactaatggaaatccaagttcaaatg attcctgggcatttcaagcaGTGACTCCTGAAcattcttgggaagaagaccagcaacagataagtgatgagaacCCTGTACAAGTTCCTACagagacagactacatagttatcgtggatcgctatgagctcaaa aaactgttatgctttgtcactaagataacgaagggatttgacatttaa
- the LOC140000239 gene encoding ATPase family AAA domain-containing protein 2-like produces MAPKKVVPASNRIEASPVQALSPIFKPLFKRSVANILQVVQKIFPQAQLVLKEDRQQDHLNPILQDGMFNSDDDASLVSGDEFKDGMPDGPEKKLLCFSRSAFCEPTSRRPRLLIVGKEGYGQVSYVAPVVLHALEKFPVHTLDLSVLLTNIAPPEEICGQVPFFFLFSSDSLTVCRGSIELQVR; encoded by the exons atggctccgaagaaggttgttccggcatcaaacaggatcgagGCTTCACCCGtacaagcactatcacccattttcaagccactttttaaaagatcagtagcgaatattttacaagttgtgcagaagatcttcccgcagGCACAGCTAGtgctaaaggaggaccgacagcaag accatttaaatcctattttacaagatggtATGTTCaacagtgatgacgatgcatccttggtttccgGAGATGAATTCAAAGATGGAATGCCTGACGGACCGGAGAAAAAactcctctgtttcagcag gagtgctttctgcgaaccaacatcacgccggccccgtctgctaatagtaggaaaagaagggtacggccaggtttcttacgtggcacccgtggtgttgcacgctttggagaagtttcccgttcacaccctggacctttctgttctgcttacaaacaTTGCACCGCCAGAAGAAATCTGCGgacaggtaccttttttctttttattctcatcggattcactgactgtatgtagaggatcaatcgagttgcaagtaaggtga